A single region of the Massilia sp. erpn genome encodes:
- the atpB gene encoding F0F1 ATP synthase subunit A: MTTEHATGGHAGPANATEYIQHHLSHLQSADGTINLDTFWVSAILGLVFLGIFSMASRRATAGVPGKLQNFVEWVMELVNDTVNSAFHAKSAVIAPLAITIFVWVWLMNAMDFLPVDALPRVLELFGVHKLRVVPTADVNHTFGMSIGVLLCIIGFSIKAKGIGGWGKELFTAPFHAHGPAAILLAPINFLFQMLELLAKPISLSLRLFGNMYAGELIFILIALLPWWAQWLLGGPWAIFHILIVTLQAFVFMALTVVYLSLAVEKH, translated from the coding sequence ATGACCACTGAACACGCTACTGGGGGCCACGCAGGCCCGGCAAATGCCACGGAATACATCCAACACCACCTTTCGCACCTGCAAAGCGCGGACGGCACCATCAATCTGGATACGTTCTGGGTTTCCGCCATTCTCGGCCTGGTTTTCCTGGGCATTTTCTCCATGGCTTCGCGCCGCGCCACCGCTGGCGTGCCGGGCAAGCTGCAAAACTTCGTTGAATGGGTCATGGAGCTGGTGAATGACACCGTCAACAGCGCCTTCCACGCGAAAAGCGCCGTCATCGCTCCGCTCGCCATCACCATTTTCGTCTGGGTCTGGCTGATGAACGCAATGGACTTCCTGCCGGTTGACGCCCTGCCGCGCGTGCTGGAACTGTTCGGCGTGCACAAGCTGCGCGTCGTGCCGACCGCCGACGTGAACCACACCTTCGGCATGTCGATCGGCGTGCTGCTGTGCATTATCGGTTTCTCCATCAAGGCCAAGGGCATCGGCGGCTGGGGTAAAGAACTGTTCACCGCGCCGTTCCACGCGCACGGTCCGGCCGCCATCCTGCTGGCCCCGATCAACTTCCTGTTCCAGATGCTGGAATTGCTGGCAAAACCAATTTCGCTGTCGCTGCGACTGTTCGGCAATATGTATGCCGGCGAACTGATTTTCATCCTGATCGCGTTGTTGCCATGGTGGGCACAGTGGCTGCTGGGTGGTCCATGGGCAATCTTCCACATCTTGATTGTAACTCTGCAAGCTTTTGTGTTTATGGCGTTGACGGTTGTGTACCTTAGCCTCGCGGTTGAGAAGCACTAA
- the atpA gene encoding F0F1 ATP synthase subunit alpha: MQLNPSEISELIKSRIQGIDGGAEVRNQGTVISVADGICRIHGLSEVMQGEMLEFPGNTFGLAMNLERDSVGAVILGAYEHISEGDTVKCTGRILEVPVGPELRGRVVNALGQPIDGKGPVDAKLTSPIEKIAPGVIARESVSQPMQTGLKSIDAMVPIGRGQRELIIGDRQTGKSAVAVDAIINQKGQGMTCIYVAIGQKASTIKNIVRSLEQHGALEYTIVVAASASESAAMQYISAYSGCTMGEYFRDRGEDALIVYDDLSKQAVAYRQISLLLRRPPGREAYPGDVFYLHSRLLERAARVNADYVEAFTKGEVKGKTGSLTALPIIETQAGDVSAFVPTNVISITDGQIFLETSLFNSGIRPAINAGISVSRVGGAAQTKVIKGLSGGIRTDLAQYRELAAFAQFASDLDESTRKQLDRGARVTELLKQSQYSPLSISLMGASLFAVNKGFLDDIAVKQVLAFEAGLHSFLKAKHAALLTKIEETKQLDKDAEAALSAAIADFKKSGAF; the protein is encoded by the coding sequence ATGCAACTCAACCCATCTGAAATCAGCGAGCTGATCAAGAGCCGGATTCAAGGCATTGATGGCGGCGCTGAAGTGCGCAACCAAGGCACCGTAATTTCCGTTGCCGACGGTATCTGCCGCATCCACGGTCTGTCCGAAGTGATGCAAGGCGAGATGCTGGAATTCCCGGGCAACACCTTCGGCCTGGCCATGAATCTGGAGCGCGACTCCGTCGGCGCCGTGATTCTGGGTGCTTACGAGCACATCTCGGAAGGCGACACCGTCAAGTGCACCGGCCGTATTCTGGAAGTGCCAGTCGGTCCTGAACTGCGCGGCCGCGTGGTCAATGCCCTGGGCCAGCCGATCGACGGCAAAGGTCCGGTCGACGCCAAGCTGACCTCCCCCATCGAAAAAATCGCCCCAGGCGTGATCGCCCGTGAGTCCGTGTCGCAGCCAATGCAGACCGGCCTGAAATCGATCGACGCCATGGTGCCGATCGGCCGTGGCCAGCGTGAGCTGATCATTGGCGACCGCCAGACCGGTAAGTCCGCCGTTGCGGTTGATGCCATCATCAACCAAAAAGGTCAGGGCATGACCTGTATCTACGTGGCGATCGGCCAAAAAGCCTCGACCATCAAGAACATCGTGCGTTCGCTGGAACAGCACGGCGCGCTGGAATACACCATCGTGGTGGCCGCTTCGGCCTCCGAGTCCGCCGCCATGCAGTACATCTCGGCTTACTCCGGCTGCACCATGGGCGAATACTTCCGCGACCGCGGCGAAGACGCCCTGATCGTGTACGATGACCTGTCCAAGCAAGCCGTTGCCTACCGTCAGATCTCCCTGCTGCTGCGCCGTCCACCAGGCCGCGAAGCGTACCCAGGCGACGTGTTCTACCTGCACTCGCGTCTGCTGGAACGCGCAGCCCGCGTGAACGCCGACTACGTCGAAGCCTTCACCAAAGGCGAAGTCAAAGGCAAGACCGGTTCCCTGACCGCGCTGCCGATCATCGAAACCCAGGCTGGCGACGTGTCCGCATTCGTGCCAACCAACGTGATTTCGATTACCGACGGCCAGATCTTCCTGGAAACCTCGCTGTTCAACTCCGGTATCCGTCCTGCGATTAACGCCGGTATCTCGGTGTCGCGCGTGGGTGGTGCAGCGCAGACCAAAGTCATCAAGGGCCTGTCCGGCGGTATCCGTACCGACTTGGCACAGTACCGTGAACTGGCTGCGTTCGCGCAGTTCGCTTCCGACCTGGACGAATCGACCCGTAAGCAGCTGGACCGCGGTGCCCGCGTGACCGAACTGCTGAAGCAGTCCCAGTACTCGCCGCTGTCGATCTCCCTGATGGGCGCATCGCTGTTCGCCGTGAACAAGGGCTTCCTGGACGATATCGCTGTGAAGCAAGTGCTGGCCTTTGAAGCTGGTCTGCACTCGTTCCTGAAGGCCAAGCACGCTGCTCTGCTGACCAAGATCGAAGAAACCAAGCAACTGGACAAAGACGCCGAAGCTGCGCTGTCGGCCGCCATTGCTGATTTCAAGAAATCCGGCGCATTCTAA
- the rsgA gene encoding ribosome small subunit-dependent GTPase A, whose product MIEFDFAVLRHIGLNNSILAQLSTAEAAPGAQLMRLTEVQRDWQTVHDGQAEHSARALPRLLNTLQEQGSSLAVGDWVVVESHAHGELWISQRLSPFTHIARRANDGRRQALASNIDTALLVMGLDHDFNPRRVERYIALVQAAGVAPVVVLSKADIGVDVDNRVDELRRRLPAYIPIIAVNGHSNTAYAELKPWLENGQTVCLLGASGTGKSTLTNTLTSAQQETGGNRKGDGRGRHTTTARSLHICPDGGCIIDTPGLRTWRPDADEETLAATFDDIESLAAYCQFHDCQHETEPGCAVRGQIDPDRLLNYHKLLRDVQRSQQTPLERIAARSKWKVIIKAGRTRGREKRSQ is encoded by the coding sequence ATGATCGAATTCGATTTCGCAGTACTGCGCCATATCGGCCTGAACAACTCCATCCTCGCCCAGCTCTCCACGGCCGAGGCCGCCCCCGGCGCCCAATTGATGCGCCTGACCGAAGTCCAGCGCGACTGGCAAACCGTGCATGACGGCCAGGCCGAACACAGCGCGCGCGCCCTGCCGCGCCTGCTCAACACCCTGCAAGAACAAGGCAGCAGCCTAGCCGTGGGCGACTGGGTCGTGGTGGAAAGCCATGCCCACGGCGAGCTGTGGATAAGCCAGCGCTTATCCCCATTCACCCATATCGCGCGCCGCGCCAATGACGGCCGCCGCCAGGCGCTGGCCAGCAATATCGACACCGCCTTATTGGTCATGGGCCTGGACCACGATTTCAATCCGCGCCGCGTGGAACGTTATATTGCATTAGTCCAGGCGGCCGGCGTGGCGCCGGTCGTGGTGCTCAGCAAAGCCGATATCGGCGTCGACGTGGATAATCGCGTCGATGAATTGCGCCGGCGCCTGCCAGCTTATATTCCGATTATTGCCGTAAATGGCCACAGCAATACCGCCTATGCCGAATTAAAACCCTGGCTGGAAAATGGGCAGACGGTTTGTTTATTAGGCGCATCCGGTACCGGTAAATCCACGCTGACCAATACCCTGACTTCGGCGCAGCAGGAAACCGGCGGCAATCGCAAAGGCGATGGCCGCGGACGGCATACGACCACAGCACGCTCATTGCATATCTGTCCGGATGGCGGCTGCATTATCGATACGCCGGGATTGCGCACCTGGCGTCCCGACGCGGATGAAGAAACATTAGCCGCGACTTTCGACGATATCGAAAGCCTGGCCGCCTATTGCCAATTCCATGATTGCCAGCATGAAACGGAACCAGGCTGCGCGGTACGTGGCCAAATCGATCCCGATCGCTTATTGAATTACCACAAGCTGCTGCGCGATGTGCAGCGCAGCCAGCAAACGCCGCTGGAAAGAATCGCCGCGCGCTCCAAGTGGAAAGTCATCATCAAGGCGGGCCGTACACGGGGACGCGAGAAACGCAGCCAGTAA
- a CDS encoding F0F1 ATP synthase subunit delta, translating to MAELATVARPYAEALFRVAQAGNLAAWSDLVSELAQVGSHPEVLSYARNPKVSDSDVAATIQALVKAPLNAEAQNFLSMLIENGRIELLPEIGAQFQLLKNSAEGAADAEITSAFDMSAAQTAELVNTLEKKFSRKLNPSVTVDPSLIGGVRVVVGDEVLDTSVRAKLQQMRVALVA from the coding sequence ATGGCAGAGCTCGCAACCGTCGCTCGTCCATACGCGGAAGCCCTCTTCCGCGTAGCCCAAGCCGGCAACCTCGCGGCGTGGTCCGATCTGGTGTCCGAACTGGCCCAGGTCGGCAGCCACCCCGAGGTGCTGTCGTATGCACGCAATCCGAAAGTGTCGGATAGTGATGTTGCCGCGACCATTCAAGCATTGGTGAAGGCTCCGCTGAACGCGGAAGCGCAGAACTTCCTGTCGATGCTGATCGAAAATGGCCGTATTGAATTGCTGCCGGAAATCGGCGCCCAGTTCCAGCTGTTGAAAAACAGCGCGGAAGGCGCGGCCGATGCCGAGATCACGAGCGCATTCGATATGAGCGCAGCCCAAACGGCTGAGCTGGTCAACACGCTGGAAAAGAAATTCAGCCGCAAGCTCAACCCAAGCGTCACGGTCGACCCATCGCTGATCGGTGGCGTGCGCGTGGTGGTAGGTGATGAAGTGCTGGACACTTCGGTGCGCGCCAAGCTGCAACAGATGCGTGTTGCGCTGGTAGCGTAA
- a CDS encoding addiction module antidote protein, with the protein MSKRKLDTAEFQLEDMAELGLSEFDPIDYLNSKETIAAYMSEILASGDAELFQSAMNDVVRAYGMGKIAKEAKLSREGAYKALREGSKPRFATVVAMLDAIGMRLAILPKESSSNAPTLTT; encoded by the coding sequence ATGAGCAAACGGAAGCTGGACACTGCGGAGTTTCAACTCGAAGACATGGCAGAGCTTGGGTTAAGCGAATTCGATCCGATCGATTACCTCAACAGTAAGGAGACGATCGCCGCCTATATGAGCGAAATTCTCGCAAGCGGGGACGCGGAACTGTTCCAATCGGCAATGAATGATGTAGTGCGTGCTTATGGCATGGGGAAAATCGCAAAGGAGGCTAAGTTAAGCCGGGAAGGCGCTTACAAGGCGCTACGCGAAGGCAGCAAGCCGCGCTTTGCAACCGTAGTCGCCATGCTGGATGCGATTGGCATGCGCCTGGCCATTCTTCCCAAGGAAAGCAGCAGCAATGCGCCCACGCTGACTACTTAG
- the speD gene encoding adenosylmethionine decarboxylase yields MSAYSRTDDRHLPSGTHLLADLSGIAAQRLGDCAAIEKLLRAAAEAAGACVLHSHFHGFGPGQGVTGVVLLAESHISIHTWPEDGFAAADIFMCGAAQPQLALDLLRAALQPAHCELHTVRRAPPKLLARAG; encoded by the coding sequence GTGAGCGCATACTCACGCACTGACGACCGCCATCTGCCCAGCGGCACGCATTTGCTGGCCGATCTTTCGGGCATCGCCGCGCAGCGCCTGGGCGACTGCGCGGCCATCGAAAAGCTGCTGCGCGCCGCCGCCGAAGCGGCCGGTGCCTGCGTGCTGCACAGCCATTTTCACGGCTTCGGTCCGGGCCAGGGCGTGACCGGCGTGGTGCTGCTGGCCGAATCGCATATCTCCATCCATACCTGGCCGGAGGATGGCTTTGCCGCCGCCGACATCTTCATGTGCGGCGCGGCCCAACCCCAGTTGGCGCTCGACCTGCTGCGCGCCGCCCTGCAGCCTGCCCATTGCGAGCTGCACACGGTGCGCCGCGCGCCGCCCAAGCTGCTGGCGCGTGCTGGTTGA
- a CDS encoding ATP synthase subunit I produces the protein MSDSSQSIAKPVYRVVALQFTIAVLFAAATAYFASESKGWSAAMGGAIAVAGSLAYALMVAKGNPDAKQAFRTHFRAELIKIFITAVLFILALVLFQSAAWLWLILGFVVATMAYWLSLLAV, from the coding sequence GTGAGTGATTCTTCGCAAAGCATTGCCAAACCAGTGTACCGAGTAGTTGCCCTGCAATTCACCATCGCCGTCCTGTTTGCCGCCGCCACCGCGTATTTTGCGAGCGAAAGCAAAGGGTGGTCTGCTGCCATGGGCGGCGCAATCGCAGTCGCCGGCAGCCTGGCGTACGCGCTGATGGTGGCCAAGGGGAACCCTGACGCCAAGCAAGCTTTTCGGACGCATTTTCGTGCCGAATTGATAAAGATTTTTATCACAGCAGTGCTGTTTATTTTGGCACTGGTGCTGTTTCAGTCGGCCGCCTGGTTATGGCTGATCTTGGGTTTTGTGGTGGCGACCATGGCGTATTGGTTGTCATTACTCGCGGTTTAA
- a CDS encoding type II toxin-antitoxin system RelE/ParE family toxin — MNSPALRKIFKAAEYRRWESGLQGVAKAAIAARIKNLQHGIKGGCAPVGGGVSELRFHQSGPGWRVYFHETSAGLLILLLCGGDKSSQQADIRKARNVLARLKAERTKLRQQNIPTTKK; from the coding sequence ATGAACTCTCCAGCCCTCAGGAAAATCTTTAAAGCCGCAGAGTACCGGCGATGGGAATCCGGCTTGCAGGGTGTTGCCAAAGCAGCGATCGCGGCGAGAATCAAGAATCTCCAGCATGGGATAAAAGGCGGTTGTGCACCGGTAGGCGGTGGAGTAAGCGAGCTGCGCTTTCATCAAAGTGGACCGGGCTGGCGAGTATATTTCCATGAAACAAGCGCTGGCCTGCTAATTCTTTTGCTATGCGGTGGCGACAAATCGAGCCAGCAAGCGGACATCAGGAAAGCTAGAAATGTGCTCGCCAGACTGAAGGCTGAACGAACGAAACTCCGTCAGCAAAATATACCAACGACCAAGAAGTAG
- a CDS encoding F0F1 ATP synthase subunit epsilon, which yields MANTIHVDVVSAEEEIFSGEATFIALPGEQGELGIYPKHTPLITRIRPGAVRIQIPGKAEEEFVFVAGGLLEVQPNAVTVLADTAIRGHDLDEAKAQAAKKLAEESLANNKTGIDYAKAQAELAAAIGQLAAIAKLRQTKH from the coding sequence ATGGCAAACACTATTCACGTTGACGTGGTCTCGGCCGAAGAGGAAATCTTCTCCGGCGAAGCCACCTTCATCGCGTTGCCGGGCGAACAGGGCGAGCTGGGTATCTACCCGAAGCACACGCCGCTGATCACCCGTATCCGTCCGGGCGCGGTGCGCATCCAGATCCCAGGCAAGGCTGAAGAAGAGTTCGTCTTCGTCGCCGGCGGCCTGCTGGAAGTGCAGCCGAACGCCGTGACGGTACTGGCCGACACCGCGATCCGTGGTCACGATCTGGACGAAGCCAAGGCCCAGGCCGCCAAGAAACTGGCGGAAGAATCCCTGGCCAACAACAAGACCGGCATCGACTACGCGAAAGCGCAAGCTGAACTGGCAGCCGCTATCGGCCAGCTGGCAGCGATCGCCAAACTGCGCCAGACCAAGCACTGA
- a CDS encoding F0F1 ATP synthase subunit B: protein MNINMSLIGQMITFAVLVWFSMKFVFPALNNALDERAKRIADGLAAADQGQASMVIAEKRANEALASARDEASQRVADAEKRAQLIAEEIKANAQAEAARIIAQAKAEADQQITQAREALRAQVADLAVKGAEQILKREVTASAHADLLSRLATEL from the coding sequence ATGAACATCAATATGTCTCTCATCGGCCAGATGATCACCTTCGCGGTGCTCGTATGGTTCTCGATGAAATTCGTATTCCCAGCGCTGAACAATGCGCTGGATGAGCGTGCCAAGCGTATTGCCGACGGTCTGGCAGCTGCCGACCAGGGCCAGGCTTCCATGGTGATCGCTGAAAAGCGCGCCAACGAAGCCCTGGCTTCGGCCCGCGACGAAGCTTCGCAGCGCGTTGCGGACGCTGAAAAACGCGCTCAGCTGATCGCTGAAGAAATCAAAGCCAACGCTCAAGCCGAAGCCGCCCGCATCATTGCGCAAGCCAAGGCCGAAGCCGACCAGCAAATCACCCAGGCCCGCGAAGCACTGCGCGCCCAGGTTGCCGATCTGGCCGTCAAGGGCGCCGAGCAAATCCTGAAGCGCGAAGTGACCGCGTCGGCCCACGCCGACCTGCTGTCGCGTCTTGCGACCGAGCTGTAA
- the atpE gene encoding F0F1 ATP synthase subunit C, which yields MQALIAQVQSMTVLAVAIIIGLGAIGTALGFAILGGKFLEASARQPELMPQLQTKLFVIAGLLDAISMIGVGVALLFTFNNPFLTALATAVAQ from the coding sequence ATGCAAGCTCTGATCGCACAAGTACAAAGCATGACCGTTCTGGCAGTTGCCATCATCATCGGCCTGGGCGCCATCGGTACCGCACTCGGCTTCGCTATCCTGGGCGGCAAGTTCCTGGAAGCTTCGGCACGTCAACCAGAACTGATGCCACAACTGCAAACCAAGCTGTTCGTTATCGCTGGTCTGCTGGATGCGATCTCGATGATTGGCGTTGGTGTTGCTCTGCTGTTCACCTTCAACAACCCATTCCTGACCGCCCTGGCCACCGCAGTAGCTCAGTAA
- a CDS encoding ParB/RepB/Spo0J family partition protein produces the protein MATKKLKGLGRGLDALLGGDGDPSNPASDAKPHELAIEQLQAGKYQPRTRMDEGSLTELAASIKTQGIMQPILVRPVGQANGKTRYEIIAGERRFRAAQMAGLENVPVLVRDVDDTTAAAMALIENMQREDLNPLEEAQGIHRLITDFSFTHEQAAHAVGRSRSAVSNLLRLMNLAAPVQTMLMAGDIDMGHARALLAVDAATQITLATLVVAKRLSVRETEKLVQRSQEEQNAKEQAKPREKSGDILRLEEELSDALATPVVFKMGNKGRGQMIIDFADLEILDGVLARLRG, from the coding sequence ATGGCAACGAAAAAACTCAAAGGCCTCGGACGCGGCCTCGATGCGCTGCTTGGCGGCGACGGCGATCCATCCAACCCGGCTTCCGATGCGAAGCCGCACGAGCTGGCGATCGAGCAGCTGCAGGCCGGCAAATACCAGCCGCGTACCCGCATGGACGAAGGCAGCCTGACCGAGCTGGCCGCCTCCATCAAGACCCAGGGCATCATGCAGCCGATCCTGGTGCGCCCGGTGGGCCAGGCCAACGGCAAGACCCGGTACGAGATCATCGCCGGCGAACGCCGCTTCCGCGCGGCGCAAATGGCCGGCCTGGAAAACGTGCCGGTGCTGGTGCGCGATGTGGACGACACCACGGCCGCCGCCATGGCCCTGATCGAAAATATGCAGCGCGAGGACTTGAATCCGCTGGAAGAAGCCCAAGGTATTCATCGTCTGATTACGGACTTCAGCTTTACCCATGAACAGGCCGCCCATGCGGTGGGCCGTTCGCGCAGCGCGGTGTCGAACCTATTGCGGCTGATGAACCTGGCCGCGCCGGTGCAAACCATGCTGATGGCGGGCGACATCGATATGGGCCATGCGCGCGCGCTGCTGGCAGTCGATGCCGCCACCCAGATCACGCTGGCCACTCTGGTGGTCGCCAAACGGTTGTCGGTGCGCGAGACGGAAAAACTGGTCCAGCGCAGCCAGGAGGAGCAGAATGCCAAGGAGCAGGCCAAGCCGCGCGAGAAATCGGGCGATATCCTGCGTCTGGAAGAAGAGTTGTCCGATGCCCTGGCCACCCCGGTCGTGTTCAAGATGGGGAATAAGGGCCGTGGTCAAATGATTATCGATTTCGCCGATCTGGAAATTCTGGACGGCGTGCTCGCCCGCCTGCGCGGCTGA
- the atpD gene encoding F0F1 ATP synthase subunit beta, translating into MADGKIVQCIGAVVDVEFPRNAMPKVFDALKMEGSELTLEVQQQLGDGIVRTIALGSSDGLHRGMSIQNTGKPIMVPVGKATLGRIMDVLGNPIDECGPVAHDQVASIHRVAPAYDELSPSQDLLETGIKVIDLVCPFAKGGKVGLFGGAGVGKTVNMMELINNIAKAHSGLSVFAGVGERTREGNDFYHEMADAKVVDLENPANSKVAMVYGQMNEPPGNRLRVALTGLTIAESFRDEGRDVLFFVDNIYRFTLAGTEVSALLGRMPSAVGYQPTLAEEMGRLQERITSTKTGSITSIQAVYVPADDLTDPSPATTFGHLDSTVVLSRDIAALGIYPAVDPLDSTSRQLDPLVVGQEHYDTARSVQGTLQRYKELRDIIAILGMDELAPEDKLLVARARKMQRFLSQPFHVAEVFTGSPGKYVSLKDTIKGFKMISSGELDHLPEQAFYMVGTIEEAIEKAKKLN; encoded by the coding sequence ATGGCTGATGGCAAAATCGTTCAGTGTATCGGCGCTGTGGTGGACGTTGAGTTCCCACGCAATGCGATGCCTAAAGTTTTTGACGCGCTGAAAATGGAAGGCTCCGAGCTGACCCTGGAAGTGCAACAGCAGTTGGGTGACGGCATTGTCCGTACCATTGCACTGGGCTCCTCCGACGGTCTGCATCGCGGCATGAGCATCCAGAACACCGGCAAACCAATCATGGTGCCAGTGGGCAAAGCAACCCTGGGCCGTATTATGGACGTGCTGGGCAACCCGATCGACGAGTGCGGTCCAGTTGCTCACGACCAAGTGGCTTCGATCCACCGCGTGGCGCCTGCGTACGACGAACTGTCGCCATCGCAAGACCTGCTGGAAACCGGCATCAAGGTTATCGACCTGGTCTGCCCGTTCGCCAAAGGCGGTAAAGTGGGTCTGTTCGGCGGCGCCGGTGTCGGCAAGACCGTGAACATGATGGAACTGATCAACAACATCGCTAAAGCGCACTCGGGTCTGTCCGTGTTCGCCGGTGTGGGTGAGCGTACCCGTGAAGGTAACGACTTCTACCACGAAATGGCCGACGCCAAAGTGGTGGACCTGGAAAACCCAGCCAACTCGAAAGTGGCGATGGTTTACGGTCAGATGAACGAACCACCAGGCAACCGTCTGCGCGTGGCGCTGACCGGTCTGACCATCGCGGAATCGTTCCGTGACGAAGGCCGTGACGTGCTGTTCTTCGTGGACAACATCTACCGCTTCACCCTGGCCGGTACCGAAGTGTCCGCACTGCTGGGCCGTATGCCTTCCGCCGTGGGTTACCAACCGACCCTGGCTGAAGAGATGGGCCGTCTGCAAGAGCGTATCACCTCGACCAAGACCGGTTCGATCACCTCGATCCAGGCCGTGTACGTGCCAGCGGATGACTTGACCGACCCGTCGCCAGCGACCACCTTCGGTCACTTGGACTCCACCGTGGTTCTGTCGCGTGACATCGCCGCCCTGGGTATCTACCCAGCCGTGGACCCGCTGGACTCGACCTCCCGCCAGCTGGATCCGCTGGTCGTTGGCCAGGAACACTACGACACCGCGCGTTCCGTGCAGGGCACCCTGCAGCGCTACAAAGAACTGCGTGACATCATCGCAATTCTGGGTATGGACGAGCTGGCGCCGGAAGACAAACTGCTGGTGGCTCGCGCCCGTAAGATGCAGCGTTTCCTGTCGCAGCCTTTCCACGTTGCTGAAGTGTTTACCGGTTCCCCAGGTAAATACGTTTCGCTGAAGGACACGATCAAAGGCTTCAAGATGATCTCCTCCGGCGAACTCGATCACCTGCCAGAGCAAGCGTTCTACATGGTTGGCACGATCGAAGAAGCAATCGAGAAAGCCAAGAAACTCAACTAA
- the atpG gene encoding F0F1 ATP synthase subunit gamma — translation MAVGKEIRGKIKSVENTKKITKAMEMVAASKMRKAQDRMRAARPYSDKIRNIAANLANANPEYTHPFLADAKGTEAKAVGFIVVTTDKGLCGGLNTNVLRMVTAKTRELEGAGNKIEAVAIGNKGLGFLNRVGVPVVAQATQIGDTPHLEKLIGPVKVMLEKFQEGKLDAVYLCYTKFINTMKQEPMVEQLLPLTADKVQADKGNHNWDYIYEPDAATVIDELLERYVEALVYQSVAENLASEQSARMVAMKAASDNAGNVIGELKLVYNKTRQAAITKELSEIVAGAAAV, via the coding sequence ATGGCAGTAGGCAAAGAGATACGTGGCAAGATCAAGAGCGTAGAGAATACGAAGAAGATCACCAAGGCGATGGAAATGGTCGCCGCATCGAAAATGCGCAAGGCGCAGGATCGTATGCGCGCCGCCCGTCCCTACAGTGACAAGATTCGGAACATCGCTGCGAACCTGGCAAATGCCAACCCGGAATATACGCACCCGTTCCTGGCGGACGCCAAGGGCACGGAAGCGAAGGCAGTGGGTTTCATCGTCGTCACGACCGATAAAGGTCTGTGCGGCGGCCTGAACACCAACGTGCTGCGTATGGTGACGGCCAAGACCCGCGAGCTGGAAGGCGCAGGCAACAAGATTGAAGCAGTGGCAATTGGTAATAAAGGTTTGGGCTTCCTGAACCGCGTTGGCGTGCCCGTGGTCGCCCAAGCTACCCAGATCGGCGATACGCCGCACCTGGAAAAGCTGATCGGCCCGGTCAAAGTCATGCTGGAGAAATTCCAGGAAGGCAAGCTGGATGCGGTTTACCTGTGCTACACCAAGTTCATCAACACGATGAAGCAGGAACCGATGGTCGAGCAACTGCTGCCGCTGACGGCAGACAAGGTGCAGGCTGACAAGGGTAATCACAACTGGGATTACATCTATGAGCCGGACGCTGCGACCGTGATCGACGAACTGCTGGAGCGCTATGTAGAAGCGCTGGTGTACCAGTCGGTGGCGGAAAACCTGGCGTCCGAGCAATCGGCCCGTATGGTGGCGATGAAAGCCGCCAGCGACAACGCCGGTAACGTCATCGGTGAACTGAAGCTGGTCTACAACAAGACCCGCCAGGCTGCAATTACCAAAGAACTGTCTGAAATCGTCGCCGGTGCGGCAGCGGTTTAA